The following are from one region of the Pelagibius sp. CAU 1746 genome:
- the gcvH gene encoding glycine cleavage system protein GcvH, giving the protein MSEKRYTEDHEWMQIDGDTATVGISDHAQQQLGDIVFVELPEIGKALEKGKDAAVVESVKAASEIYAPADGEVLEVNEALNDEPAKVNSDAEGEGWFFKMKLSDPSQVAALMDEAAYKAFVGD; this is encoded by the coding sequence ATGAGCGAGAAACGTTACACCGAAGACCACGAATGGATGCAGATCGACGGCGACACCGCGACCGTCGGCATCAGCGACCACGCCCAGCAGCAGCTTGGTGACATCGTCTTCGTCGAGCTGCCGGAAATCGGCAAGGCCCTGGAGAAGGGCAAGGATGCCGCGGTGGTCGAATCGGTGAAGGCCGCCAGCGAGATCTATGCGCCGGCCGACGGCGAGGTGCTGGAGGTCAACGAGGCGCTGAACGACGAGCCGGCCAAGGTGAACAGCGATGCCGAGGGCGAGGGCTGGTTCTTCAAGATGAAGCTCAGCGATCCGTCGCAGGTCGCCGCGCTGATGGACGAGGCCGCCTACAAGGCTTTCGTCGGGGATTAA
- a CDS encoding AtpZ/AtpI family protein yields MKDDRPLPSLEKLDEELRAAEAKRRKTKAGSEDQGQGLAFAMRIGVEIVAALIVGVAIGYFLDQWLGTKPWFLLLFFVLGAAAGFMNVFRVVGGLGGQVGYRQVEKPEEETSRRADAKNAPQGRDIDD; encoded by the coding sequence ATGAAAGACGACCGCCCCCTGCCATCCCTCGAAAAGCTGGACGAAGAACTCCGTGCGGCGGAAGCCAAGCGGCGCAAGACGAAGGCGGGCTCTGAGGACCAGGGCCAAGGACTGGCCTTCGCCATGCGGATCGGGGTTGAGATTGTCGCGGCGCTGATAGTCGGCGTTGCGATCGGTTACTTCCTCGATCAGTGGCTGGGAACCAAACCCTGGTTCCTGCTGCTGTTTTTCGTGCTCGGCGCGGCCGCGGGATTTATGAACGTTTTCCGGGTTGTCGGGGGACTGGGCGGCCAGGTCGGTTACCGCCAGGTTGAAAAGCCGGAGGAGGAAACCTCCAGGCGGGCCGATGCCAAGAATGCGCCTCAGGGGCGGGACATAGACGACTAG
- the gcvP gene encoding aminomethyl-transferring glycine dehydrogenase has translation MSNEKPSQQPTLAELEKRDDFVRRHIGPGEPQIAAMLESLGLESLDALVDKAVPDSIRSSGPMALPPVRNERDTLAYLRAMADRNQIMTSMIGMGYYGTFLPGVIQRRVLENPGWYTAYTPYQAEVSQGRLEVLLNFQQMIIDLTGLEIANASLLDEATAAAEAMAMAHRVSKSKSETFFVAEDCHPQTLAVIQTRARPLDIEIIVGDPATELAGKQVFGALLQYPGTYGDLRDIRPIVEALHAQDALAVVAADLLALTVATPPGELGADIVVGSSQRFGVPMGYGGPHAAFFATKDAYKRSVPGRLIGVSVDSAGRPALRMALQTREQHIRREKATSNICTAQVLLAIIAALFAVYHGPDGLERIARRVQRLTGILWQGLKQLGIEVENDTFFDTLTLAVPGRAEVLLAKAREAGINLRLIDSGRIGISLDETTSREDVQKLFDTFAGFGVEPPRVEDLDGQAKDGIPAELKRTSDYLTHPVFNLYHGETEMLRYLRRLQAKDIALDRSMIPLGSCTMKLNATTEMQAITWPEFAEIHPFAPLDQVQGYRQLFDELEGMLCAATGFDAVSLQPNAGSQGEYAGLMTIRKYHESRGEAHRDVCLIPSSAHGTNPASASMAGMKVVVVKCDEKGNVDVADLKAKAGEHKDKLAALMVTYPSTHGVFETAIREICQVIHDNGGQVYMDGANFNALLGLCKPGEIGADVSHMNLHKTFCIPHGGGGPGVGPIGVRSHLAPFLPDHPVVKGVNPAAGEGQTMGPVSAAPWGSASILPISWAYIAMMGADGLTRATQVAILNANYIARRLQPHFPVLYTGQNGMVAHECIIDLRDLKGRCGISVEDVAKRLVDYGYHAPTMSFPVADTLMIEPTESEAKREIDRFCDALIAIAGEIAEVEAGKVSAEDSVLHHAPHTHHLLLADWDRAYAKEQAFFPLDGDKDDKYWPPVGRVDNVAGDRHLVCTCPPIEAYQEAAE, from the coding sequence ATGAGTAACGAGAAGCCGTCACAGCAGCCGACCCTGGCCGAATTGGAGAAGCGCGACGACTTCGTGCGCCGGCACATCGGACCCGGCGAGCCGCAGATTGCCGCCATGCTGGAAAGCCTGGGGCTCGAGTCCCTGGACGCCCTGGTCGATAAGGCGGTGCCGGATTCGATCCGCAGCAGCGGGCCCATGGCCCTGCCGCCGGTGCGCAACGAGCGCGACACCCTGGCCTATCTGCGGGCCATGGCCGACCGCAACCAGATCATGACCTCGATGATCGGCATGGGCTACTACGGCACCTTCCTGCCGGGCGTCATCCAGCGCCGGGTGCTGGAGAATCCGGGCTGGTACACGGCTTACACGCCCTATCAGGCGGAGGTCAGCCAAGGCCGCCTGGAGGTGCTGCTGAACTTCCAGCAGATGATCATCGACTTGACCGGCCTGGAGATCGCCAACGCCTCGCTGCTGGACGAGGCGACGGCCGCGGCCGAGGCCATGGCCATGGCGCACCGGGTCTCCAAGTCGAAATCCGAGACCTTCTTCGTGGCCGAGGACTGCCATCCGCAGACCTTGGCGGTGATCCAGACCCGCGCCCGGCCGCTGGATATCGAGATCATCGTCGGCGACCCGGCGACGGAGCTGGCCGGCAAGCAGGTCTTCGGCGCTCTGCTGCAGTATCCCGGCACCTACGGCGACCTGCGCGACATCCGCCCCATCGTAGAGGCGCTGCATGCCCAGGACGCCCTGGCCGTGGTCGCCGCCGACCTGCTGGCGCTGACCGTCGCGACGCCGCCGGGCGAGCTGGGCGCCGACATCGTCGTCGGCTCCTCCCAGCGGTTCGGTGTGCCCATGGGCTACGGCGGCCCGCACGCCGCTTTCTTCGCCACCAAGGACGCCTACAAGCGCTCGGTGCCCGGACGTCTCATCGGCGTCTCGGTGGATTCCGCCGGGCGCCCCGCGCTGCGTATGGCCCTGCAGACCCGCGAGCAGCACATCCGCCGCGAGAAGGCGACCAGCAACATCTGCACAGCCCAGGTTCTGTTGGCGATCATCGCCGCGCTCTTCGCCGTCTACCACGGCCCCGACGGGCTGGAGCGTATCGCCCGCCGGGTGCAGCGCCTGACCGGCATCCTCTGGCAGGGGCTCAAGCAGCTCGGCATCGAGGTGGAGAACGACACCTTCTTCGACACCCTGACCCTGGCGGTGCCCGGCCGCGCCGAGGTGCTGCTGGCCAAGGCGCGCGAGGCCGGCATCAACCTGCGCCTCATCGACAGCGGGCGCATCGGCATCTCGCTGGACGAAACGACCTCGCGCGAGGACGTGCAGAAACTGTTCGACACCTTCGCCGGCTTCGGCGTCGAGCCGCCGCGGGTCGAGGATCTGGACGGCCAAGCCAAGGACGGCATCCCGGCGGAGCTGAAGCGGACGTCGGACTACCTGACGCATCCGGTCTTCAATCTCTATCACGGCGAGACCGAAATGCTGCGCTACCTGCGCCGTCTGCAGGCCAAGGACATCGCCCTCGACCGCTCCATGATCCCACTCGGCTCCTGCACCATGAAGCTGAACGCGACCACGGAGATGCAGGCCATCACCTGGCCGGAGTTCGCGGAGATCCATCCCTTCGCGCCGCTGGACCAGGTCCAGGGCTATCGCCAGCTCTTCGACGAGCTGGAGGGCATGCTCTGCGCGGCGACGGGTTTCGACGCGGTCTCGCTGCAGCCCAATGCCGGCTCGCAGGGCGAGTACGCCGGCCTCATGACTATCCGCAAGTATCACGAGAGCCGCGGCGAGGCGCATCGTGACGTCTGCCTCATCCCCTCCTCGGCGCACGGCACCAATCCAGCTTCGGCTTCCATGGCCGGCATGAAGGTCGTGGTGGTGAAGTGCGACGAGAAGGGCAACGTCGACGTGGCCGACCTGAAGGCCAAGGCGGGCGAACACAAGGACAAGCTGGCGGCCCTCATGGTCACCTATCCTTCGACCCACGGCGTCTTCGAGACGGCGATCCGCGAGATCTGCCAGGTCATCCACGACAACGGCGGCCAAGTCTACATGGACGGCGCCAACTTCAACGCCCTGCTCGGTCTCTGCAAGCCGGGCGAGATCGGCGCCGACGTGTCGCACATGAACCTGCACAAGACCTTCTGCATCCCGCACGGCGGCGGCGGCCCCGGCGTGGGGCCCATCGGCGTGCGGTCGCATCTGGCGCCCTTCCTGCCGGACCATCCGGTGGTCAAGGGCGTGAACCCGGCGGCGGGCGAGGGGCAGACCATGGGTCCGGTCTCGGCGGCGCCCTGGGGTTCGGCCTCGATCCTGCCGATTTCCTGGGCCTATATCGCCATGATGGGCGCCGACGGCCTGACGCGGGCGACCCAGGTGGCGATCCTCAACGCCAACTACATCGCCCGGCGCCTGCAGCCGCACTTCCCGGTGCTCTACACCGGCCAGAACGGCATGGTGGCGCACGAGTGCATCATCGACCTGCGTGACCTGAAGGGGCGCTGCGGCATCTCCGTGGAGGACGTCGCCAAGCGCCTGGTCGACTACGGCTACCATGCGCCGACCATGTCCTTCCCGGTGGCCGACACCTTGATGATCGAACCGACGGAGAGCGAGGCCAAGCGCGAGATCGACCGCTTCTGCGACGCCTTGATCGCCATCGCCGGAGAGATCGCCGAGGTCGAAGCCGGCAAGGTGAGCGCGGAGGACAGCGTGCTGCACCACGCCCCGCATACCCACCACCTGCTGCTGGCCGACTGGGACCGCGCCTATGCCAAGGAGCAGGCCTTCTTCCCGCTGGACGGCGACAAGGACGACAAATACTGGCCGCCGGTCGGCCGCGTCGACAACGTTGCCGGCGACCGCCACCTGGTCTGCACCTGCCCGCCCATCGAGGCCTACCAGGAAGCGGCGGAGTAG
- a CDS encoding F0F1 ATP synthase subunit B — MSALLNDPTFWVAIAFFVFVGLIVWKARGAILDGIDARAERIKAELDEAQRLREEAQKALAEYKRKQRDAAKEAEDLLASARHEAELLSRQAAEDLKATLARREKTALEKIAQAEAQAVQDVRAQAVDIAIAATAKLLSENVDPQRDQAMVDQAIKDLGQKLH; from the coding sequence ATGTCCGCTCTCCTGAACGATCCCACTTTCTGGGTCGCCATTGCCTTCTTCGTCTTCGTCGGCCTGATCGTCTGGAAGGCGCGCGGCGCCATCCTGGACGGCATCGACGCCCGCGCCGAGCGCATCAAGGCGGAACTCGACGAGGCCCAGCGCCTGCGCGAGGAAGCGCAGAAGGCCCTGGCCGAGTACAAGCGCAAACAGCGCGACGCGGCCAAGGAGGCCGAGGATCTGCTGGCCAGCGCCAGGCACGAGGCCGAACTGCTGAGCAGGCAGGCCGCCGAGGACCTGAAGGCCACTCTGGCCCGCCGCGAGAAGACGGCTCTGGAGAAAATCGCCCAGGCCGAGGCCCAGGCGGTGCAGGACGTGCGCGCCCAGGCCGTCGACATCGCCATCGCGGCGACGGCCAAGCTGCTGAGCGAGAACGTCGACCCGCAGCGCGACCAGGCCATGGTCGACCAGGCCATCAAGGATCTGGGGCAGAAGCTGCACTAA
- a CDS encoding F0F1 ATP synthase subunit B' yields the protein MPQLDPAVWPTQLIWLAITFIALYLVVWRIALPRIADVLEARQRKLDDDLKKATALKEEAETILAEYEKMRADAQASAHSVLQKAQNEMKAEAERQNGEVAAKLSKQTEEAEARIAEAKTAALSSLEGTVTEVVAAATEKLIGVKAGDQEIARAVGEVMGGKR from the coding sequence ATGCCCCAACTCGATCCTGCCGTCTGGCCGACACAACTGATCTGGCTGGCGATCACCTTCATCGCCCTCTACCTGGTCGTCTGGCGCATCGCCCTGCCGCGCATCGCCGATGTCCTGGAAGCAAGACAGCGCAAGCTGGACGACGACCTGAAGAAGGCCACGGCCCTTAAGGAAGAGGCCGAGACCATCCTCGCCGAGTACGAGAAAATGCGCGCCGACGCCCAGGCCTCGGCGCACAGCGTGCTGCAGAAGGCCCAGAATGAGATGAAGGCCGAGGCGGAACGCCAGAACGGCGAAGTGGCGGCCAAGCTGAGCAAGCAGACCGAGGAAGCAGAGGCGCGTATCGCCGAGGCCAAGACGGCGGCGCTTTCCAGCCTGGAGGGCACGGTCACCGAGGTCGTGGCCGCAGCCACGGAAAAGCTGATCGGCGTCAAAGCCGGCGATCAGGAGATCGCCCGCGCCGTCGGCGAAGTGATGGGAGGCAAGCGCTGA
- the gcvT gene encoding glycine cleavage system aminomethyltransferase GcvT, which yields MGEPGTAGQKETALFTLHQELGGKIVPFAGYALPVQYPAGIMAEHKQTRDSAGLFDVSHMGQLKLAGADRVAALEALVPADLAGLAVGRQRYSFFTNDDGGILDDLMISNQGDWLFLVVNAACKEADIAHLKANLKGDVTLTELTDRALMALQGPKAAAVLARLAPGVEAMKFMDCKPVEIDGTACIVSRSGYTGEDGYEISVPAEAADALARHLLAAEEVMPIGLGARDSLRLEAGLCLYGHDIDTATTPVEADLTWAIQKRRREGGGFPGAAVVQKQLAEGAPRRRVGLLPEGRAPIREGAVLQDGEGRDVGKVTSGGFGPTVGGPVAMGYVTADLAAEGTALQAVVRGKALPCKVAALPFAKHNYFRG from the coding sequence TTGGGTGAGCCAGGCACAGCGGGGCAGAAAGAAACAGCCCTCTTCACTTTGCATCAGGAACTGGGCGGCAAGATCGTGCCCTTTGCGGGCTATGCCCTTCCGGTGCAGTACCCGGCCGGCATCATGGCCGAACACAAGCAGACCCGCGACTCGGCCGGGCTGTTCGACGTTTCCCACATGGGACAGTTGAAGCTGGCGGGCGCCGACCGCGTCGCCGCGCTGGAGGCCCTGGTGCCGGCGGATCTGGCGGGCCTCGCCGTGGGGCGCCAGCGTTACAGCTTCTTCACCAACGACGACGGCGGCATTCTCGACGACCTGATGATCTCCAACCAGGGCGACTGGCTGTTCCTGGTGGTCAACGCCGCCTGCAAGGAAGCGGACATCGCCCATCTGAAGGCGAACCTGAAGGGCGATGTAACCCTTACCGAGCTTACCGACCGCGCGCTCATGGCGCTGCAGGGGCCCAAGGCGGCCGCGGTGCTGGCGCGTCTGGCGCCGGGCGTCGAGGCCATGAAGTTCATGGACTGCAAGCCGGTGGAGATCGACGGGACGGCCTGCATCGTCAGCCGCTCCGGCTACACCGGCGAGGACGGCTACGAGATTTCCGTGCCCGCCGAGGCCGCCGACGCCCTGGCGCGTCATCTGCTGGCCGCCGAGGAAGTCATGCCGATCGGCCTGGGCGCGCGCGATTCGCTGCGCCTGGAGGCCGGACTTTGCCTCTACGGCCATGACATCGATACCGCCACCACACCGGTCGAGGCCGACCTGACCTGGGCGATCCAGAAGCGCCGCCGCGAGGGCGGCGGCTTCCCGGGTGCCGCCGTGGTGCAGAAACAACTGGCCGAGGGCGCGCCGCGCCGCCGTGTCGGCCTGCTGCCGGAAGGACGCGCGCCGATTCGCGAGGGCGCGGTTCTGCAGGACGGCGAGGGCCGGGATGTCGGCAAGGTCACCTCCGGCGGCTTCGGGCCGACGGTCGGCGGACCGGTGGCCATGGGTTACGTGACGGCAGATCTGGCGGCGGAAGGAACTGCGCTGCAGGCCGTGGTCCGGGGCAAGGCGCTGCCCTGCAAGGTGGCGGCGCTGCCCTTCGCGAAACACAACTACTTCCGAGGTTGA
- a CDS encoding F0F1 ATP synthase subunit C, producing MEIEAAKVIGAGLAVIGVIGSGIGIGSIFSSFIVAVGRNPAARGEVFTMTMLGFALVEAIALFALVIALLILFR from the coding sequence ATGGAAATTGAAGCCGCGAAAGTGATCGGCGCGGGCCTGGCCGTTATCGGCGTCATCGGCTCGGGTATCGGCATCGGCAGCATCTTCTCGTCCTTCATCGTCGCGGTCGGCCGCAACCCGGCGGCGCGGGGCGAGGTCTTCACCATGACCATGCTGGGCTTCGCGCTGGTGGAAGCCATCGCGCTGTTCGCGCTGGTCATCGCGCTGCTCATTCTGTTCCGTTAA
- a CDS encoding F0F1 ATP synthase subunit A, whose amino-acid sequence MAEGGGGHSPLEQFEIKSIFPAGGHGDEIGVFAFTNSSLMMVAALVLISAFLILGMRRGALVPGRMQSLAEMSYEFIAGLISDTVGAEGRRYFPIIFTLFMFILFGNLLGMLPYSFTFTSHIIVTFALAALVFIGVTVLAIAKHGMHFFSFFVPPGAPIAMWPLLIPIEVISYLSRPISLSVRLFANMLAGHTLLKVIAGFVGVLGVFGVLPFAVIVALTGLEILIAFLQAYVFAILTCLYINDALHLH is encoded by the coding sequence ATGGCTGAAGGCGGCGGCGGGCACAGCCCCCTCGAACAGTTCGAGATCAAAAGCATCTTTCCGGCCGGGGGCCATGGCGATGAGATCGGGGTCTTCGCCTTCACCAACTCGTCGCTGATGATGGTCGCGGCGCTGGTGCTGATCTCCGCTTTCCTGATCCTCGGCATGCGCCGCGGCGCCCTGGTTCCCGGGCGTATGCAGAGCCTGGCCGAGATGTCCTACGAGTTCATCGCGGGATTGATATCGGATACCGTCGGCGCCGAGGGCCGCCGCTACTTCCCGATCATCTTCACGCTCTTCATGTTCATCCTGTTCGGCAACCTGCTCGGCATGCTGCCCTACAGCTTCACCTTCACCAGCCACATCATCGTGACCTTCGCCCTGGCGGCGCTGGTCTTCATCGGCGTGACCGTCCTGGCCATCGCCAAGCACGGCATGCACTTCTTCAGCTTCTTCGTGCCGCCGGGCGCGCCGATCGCCATGTGGCCGCTGCTGATCCCGATCGAGGTGATCTCCTACCTCTCGCGTCCGATCAGCCTTTCCGTCCGTCTTTTCGCCAACATGCTGGCCGGGCACACGCTGCTCAAGGTCATCGCCGGTTTCGTCGGCGTGCTCGGCGTGTTCGGCGTTCTGCCCTTCGCGGTGATCGTGGCCCTGACCGGCCTGGAGATCCTCATCGCCTTCCTCCAGGCCTACGTCTTCGCCATCCTGACCTGCCTCTACATCAACGACGCGCTGCACCTGCACTGA
- the glyA gene encoding aminotransferase class I/II-fold pyridoxal phosphate-dependent enzyme, translated as MTNLAYRPWVPEACESYIQSLAGRTAQSASGDVARRLDGLVERNRAIHERECFNLNPATNVMNPRAEAVLAAGLGARPSLGYPGDKYEMGLEAIEEIEVIAAELAAEVFRAKYAEIRVASGALANLYAFMATCRPGDAIIAPPPAIGGHVTHHAAGCAGLYGLTIHPAPVDADGYTVDLAGLKKLAQEVRPKLLTLGGSLNLFPHPVARVREIADSVGAKLLFDAAHQCGIIAGGAWDDPLAEGAHLMTMSTYKSLGGPAGGLIVTNEAELAEKLDAIAFPGLTANFDAAKSAALAYTLIDWREQGAAYAAKMISVARAFAAALDAEGLPVFAKDKGFTQSHQFALAAASWGGGQATAKKLRKAGFLACGIGLPLDPVEGDMNGLRIGTPELVRWGVTEDDVAALAGLLKRALNTDAPESLAPEVAALRARFDKLHYVRDA; from the coding sequence ATGACCAATCTGGCCTACCGGCCCTGGGTGCCGGAAGCTTGCGAGAGCTACATCCAGAGCCTCGCCGGACGGACCGCGCAGTCCGCCTCCGGCGACGTCGCCCGGCGTCTCGACGGCCTGGTGGAGCGCAACCGCGCGATCCATGAGCGCGAGTGCTTCAACCTCAACCCGGCGACCAACGTGATGAACCCGCGCGCCGAGGCGGTGCTGGCGGCGGGGCTCGGCGCGCGGCCTTCGCTCGGCTATCCCGGCGACAAGTACGAGATGGGCCTGGAGGCCATCGAGGAGATCGAGGTAATCGCCGCCGAGCTGGCCGCCGAGGTCTTCCGCGCGAAGTATGCGGAGATCCGTGTCGCCTCGGGCGCGCTGGCGAACCTCTACGCCTTCATGGCCACCTGCCGGCCCGGCGACGCCATCATCGCGCCGCCGCCGGCCATCGGCGGCCACGTCACCCACCACGCCGCCGGCTGCGCCGGGCTCTACGGCCTGACCATCCACCCGGCGCCGGTCGATGCCGACGGTTACACCGTCGACCTGGCGGGCCTGAAGAAGCTGGCGCAGGAGGTGCGCCCCAAGCTCCTCACCCTGGGCGGCAGCCTCAACCTCTTTCCCCATCCGGTGGCCCGGGTGCGCGAGATCGCCGATTCGGTGGGCGCCAAGCTGCTGTTCGACGCCGCCCACCAGTGCGGCATCATCGCCGGCGGCGCCTGGGACGACCCGCTGGCCGAGGGCGCCCACCTCATGACCATGAGCACCTACAAGAGCCTGGGCGGGCCCGCCGGGGGCCTCATCGTCACCAACGAGGCCGAGCTGGCGGAGAAGCTCGACGCCATCGCCTTTCCGGGGCTTACCGCCAACTTCGACGCCGCCAAGTCGGCGGCCCTGGCCTACACGCTGATCGACTGGCGCGAGCAGGGCGCGGCCTATGCGGCGAAGATGATCTCCGTGGCCCGGGCCTTCGCCGCGGCCCTGGACGCCGAGGGCCTGCCGGTCTTCGCCAAGGACAAGGGCTTCACGCAGTCGCACCAGTTCGCGCTGGCGGCGGCGTCCTGGGGCGGCGGCCAGGCGACCGCCAAGAAGCTGCGCAAGGCGGGCTTCCTCGCCTGCGGCATCGGTCTGCCCCTCGACCCGGTTGAGGGCGATATGAACGGTCTCAGGATCGGCACGCCGGAGCTGGTGCGCTGGGGCGTCACCGAGGACGACGTGGCGGCGCTGGCGGGCCTGCTGAAGCGCGCGCTCAACACCGACGCACCGGAATCCCTCGCGCCCGAGGTGGCGGCCCTACGCGCCCGCTTCGACAAGCTGCACTACGTTCGGGACGCCTGA